The Diceros bicornis minor isolate mBicDic1 chromosome 26, mDicBic1.mat.cur, whole genome shotgun sequence sequence GTGACCTTTGTTACTTGACATCTCAGAATTGTCCtctattccttttttctctcatgCAAATCAAGCAATTTCCctctgtattttaaattttaatattttcacttttGGTTAAAAGGGGTGGTGTTTCTCATCTAGTATCCTTCTTTTGGAAACTTAATTTAGAGTGTTTCAGAGAAATAACAAGAGAAAgactaaaaaaccaaaaaaatacatattaatcTTCTTAatcctttgtttctgtttttttcaagGTGTAAAAAGATGGTTCCAGCTTCAAAGAGATTCACTATACATAGATCTTCTAATGTTCTTACACTTTCTCTGAAACGTTTTGCAAATTTTACTGGTGGAAAAATTGCTAAGGTACGTAGATAATATTATTAGTAACCTTTTATGTTGAACCTTTCAAGGCTTAAGTGTCAGTAGCTTTTAAGGGTTATAAACAATGTAAGTGAACAGTTGTGTTACCTGATTTTCTGAGTTCTTCCAGCACTTggtagtggaaaaaaaaaatatcgaAGAATTGAGCTAGGAGTTtggtctgtgtgtgagtgtgtgtgtttttttctctgttaGTTGGGTAGACTTTCTGATGATCAAGTTGGTAACTATTATCTGCATTTGGGCTTCACAGTCAGTGAAGGTAATGAGCATCCGGATGCATGGAGAGCTTGTGTCACTTGAAATCCAGAGAGGACTTCCCTGCTAGGTCTGCCCATTCTTTCATCAACGTTCATTTTCTTGTTTATGTGTTTTCTGAGTGGCAGTACActaaattttcccattttcttcacACTTTCTAAAGATTGCAAGGGGCCAAAAATTCAGTAGCATGCAAGAGAAATAAACAATCCATCCctgaattattaaaaaataaaactgagtgaTGACTAAAGTCCAGAGTTGTCATTCTTTTACTATCTCCTTTGGTGGATTCGAAGAATTCACTTACCGTGGATCCTTATTtgtttaaaggaaataaagaatacCGTGGGACTGCTTTACATACACTTAGATTCAGATATGCTCCAGGTTAATTGTGTCTTTTGAAATGTGGTTCAACATGTTAGGTTTTGCTAGAACATGAAAGAGTAGTGATCTGTGGGTCTCTTCCTAGGGGTCTCCTGCCCTACGTGGCACCAAAATAACCCACACCTGAATATGTGGAATGCTCTCTGCCTTCAGAAATGATGtttactctctctgtttctgtttagGATGTGAAATATCCTGAGTATCTTGATATTCGACCATACATGTCTCAACCAAATGGAGAACCGATTATTTATGTTTTGTATGCAGTACTGGTACACACTGGTTTTAATTGCCATGCTGGCCATTACTTCTGCTACATAAAAGTAAGCTGTGCAGATTTTGCTAATAACTATTTTTACAATACACTGTAAGATAGCACTGGCGTTCTTGGGAAGAAAGGTGGGACCTTTACAATTAAGATGTGAAAGCctatttttcttatgtttcttttggtTGGTGTTTTCTTTACCTAATGATATCTAATCTCTCTTTTATTGGCTCTTTTTTGCAGGCTAGCAATGGCCTCTGGTATCAAATGAATGACTCCATCGTATCTACCAGTGATATTAGATCGGTACTCAGTCAACAAGCTTATGTTCTCTTTTATATCAGGTATTGTCAGGAAAACAGATTTTCACATTTTCTGTTAtgtcatttctcttcatttcATCAACATATTTAAATTcaatattgatttttgttttttttttttaaacagcagcTTAATTGTGCTGGGAGAATAAGGAAGGTAGTTTTTGAGTATGGATTATGAGTGTAATTTAGTCCCAGCTCTTTGGCAGATTAACAGTGAAACATGCAGAGGAAGGAAAGGTGGTAGCCGAGGAGGGCAGGCTTCTGCTGCTTCAGCAAATGGGGTGGGCCTGGGGGCCGGGGAGGCCATGGGTAGAGGCCTCAGGCAGGGAACTCTGAGTACCTGGGTGTGGTCACCTCACAACCACTGAGCAAAGGCAGCCAGTCACCTCCCTGGGCCAGCACCAGCACCCCTGCTCATTTCTCTCCTGTTGCTGCCGCGTACTCTGATGCACGAATCCCATTTCTGGAAATGTATGGCTTTGAGAAAAATCTGATGTGTGCTCCAAGGTATTCATTTGTCATAGCTGAAAATTAAAGAACATGCTAAAATTTCTAACAGCAGCAGAATGATCATATAAATTGTAGCATATCCATATGTTGAAAtattatgcagctgttaaaagtGATTTTTATGAAGCTTTTTTTAGTGATACGAGAAAGTAAGTGTTCAATATATATGACGAAAAGCAGTTCGAAATTTTAACACACTGGTATTGAAAAAATCAGTACAGGCTAAAGCCTGAGGGATAATCCACTAAATCTGAGTAGTACATGCCTCTAAGGAGTGGGATGAAGCAcagtgtttttgtttatttctaacttttctggatattataaattttctataatagtatgcacttataattagaaaaatataaacagacgGCAAAGAAAAATAGCTTTCAGATCGTGCCATCCTCAGAATACACAGGAAAAAATACCATTTGCCCATTTACCCTCGTTATCTGAGCACCTGACATGGAACTAAAGGGGATCCTGTGTGTAGCTCTGCACATTGCAGCATATCAGTCTGTCTGAGGGGTCATAAGTGAATCTCTTCTAAGGATATGTCCTTTATAACCCTAAGTAATATCACTCTTTGTCCCCAGGTCCCATGATGTGAAAAATGGAGGTGAACTTACCcattccacccacagccccggcCAGTCCTCTCCCCGACCAGTCATCAGTCAGCGAGTTGTCAACAACAAACAGGCCACGTCAGGGTTTATTGGACCACAGCTTCCTTCTCACATGATAAAGGTAACATGCCATAGGTGCAATATCatctttatgttaattttttttaatgtatcattCAAACCCTCTAGCTAACATTGCAGTGGTTGCCACGTCCTCAGATACAACTGAATTTCTTGTCAAGAAAGTTTATTCAAgccatttattataaaatacttcaaATCTACAGAAAATCTCAGAGTATGAATGTAATGATCAAGAGTAAAGTCTGGGTATAAGTATATTTACATGCTAAAGATTTGAATTCTCACTTTGGACTTCCATTCACTTAGTGGATTAAATATTTGGGGATTCTTGATTAATGCTGGACTCTGAGAAAGTGACCCTTTTACAAAAAAGAACACTTTAATTATGTCCATTTAGCCCTTTCAGGAGTGTGGCGTTTTCCGTCTGCCATCCAGCTGGGTCTGATCACACTCCACCAGGGCTTCTCAGGGAGGATTGATGGGGTGCCTGGGTCCTCTGGGTCCCGTGATGTTCCGAGTCTTCACAGAGTGGAGGCCTAATTTTTGCTAGACTTACGTGTTGAGATGGTAGACAACCTGTCTACATGTTGGAATAATCCCTGTCATCTGTGCTGTAGTGTCTTAACGACCTTTCAGTGTGAGTTTAATTTGTTTTGAATCAGCAAACAAATTGTCTATTTACATACTGTTTACTATGGACATTGGACAGTGCTGGATTGTAGCAGGAGTCACAAATCAAATGCCTTTGGGAGCGGGACATGCAGTAGGCTCCTGAGTTGGGCTCTGCTTACAAGTGACATCAGGACACTGGCCAGCTAGAGAGCACATGCCCTGTGCAGAGGGGCGGCTGCTATTGATTTttcgagtcttttttttttttttaacatgaaaccTTCCGATGTTAAGATAGCAGCTAATTCAGATATTTAAGAAAACATCGTGAAGGCCAAACAGAATTCACCTAGGAACCAGATTTCCCCCATGACCACCAGTTTGCACCCTTTGGGATATAGCAGCAGTAGGTGGAATCTGGAGCAAAATAACGACCTGAGTTGGAGTCAGAGACATCATGGGGGGAGGGGATGGCTTAGCCAGTGCTGTCTGAAGCATCTCTTCTGTGCCTGCCCCCATGAACGTCTCCCTAGCTCCCTTGGCCAGTGGTAATTCCCTGCTGGCTGGTGCTTCCTTCTGCCTGTACAGCGATGGGCTCCCAAGAAACTCAACCAAGGAGAACATATGTGACTCCGTGTCCAAAGGGGCCTGTTCATTTCTgtaagattagagcagaaagaaTTTGGCCTAGGGGTTGTTCTCTGACAAAAATAGTTGTCCCTATttattgattaatttctagaaaaCCGGGACCTGTGAGAGGTTTATGGTGGGCAGGAGCAGATGAGAGGAGAGATGTTTCTAGATATGTGAAACTTgttattcataaaaagaaaaagatgaccaAAATGAGAAGGACCCACAGCCAGAATGGATTCTGTGTCTGTGACTGTTTCTGGAACTCTCATCTGAATGTGGTCTTCTTACTTTCAGAACCCACCTCACTTAAATGGGACTGGACCATTGAAGGAAACACCGAGCAGTTCCATGTCGAGTCCTAATGGAAATTCcaatgtcagcagggctggtcctGTTAATGCTTCGACTTCTGTTCAAAACTGGTCAGTTAACAGGTCCTCAGTTATTCCAGAACATCCCAAGAAACAAAAAATCACGATCAGTATTCACAACAAGTTACCTGTTCGCCAAGGTCAGTCTCAGCCTAACCTTCACAGCAATTCTTTGGAGAACCCAAACAAGCCTGTTCCCTCCTCTACCGTTACCAGTTCTTCCACAATACAGTCTACCTCGAGTGCATCTGCGGCGTCGGTTTCTAGTAAAGTAACAAAGCAGATTACCCCGAGTGAGTCCTGTTCCAAGCCAGTGATGAACGGCAAGTCCAAGCTGAACTCAAGTGTCCTGGTCCCCTATGGCGCCGAGTCATCTGAAGAGTCTGACGAGGAGGCCAAGGGCCTAGGCAAGGAGAATGGTCTGGGTACGACCGAGAGCTTGCACTCTTCTGCTCAGGATGCTGAAGATGAGGAGGTCTCTCAGCACGAGCTTCGAGAACCTGTTACTCTAAATGGTGCTAATAGTACAGACAGCGACCTGAAAGAAAACGGTCTGTCATTTGATGGTGCCAGTTGCCAAGTCCAGCCCGCTCTACACTCGGAAAACCCCTTTTCTATGGCAAATGGTCTACTTGGAAAGGTGAGTGAGTGCCGGCTGGAGGGCAGGGAGGTTGGGGGGCGGTGGGCTTTGCTTTGCCTCTCAGTTATGGCAGTTCACTTGGCTGGATTTCAGGGGGCATGGAGTGGCAACTAGAGTTGAAATATTTTCGTTTTTTATTGTAGTTGGTGCCTGCTGCTCTGCCACCTCTCCCAGAAGACAAAATCTTAGAGACCTTCAAACTTAGCAACCAAGTGAAAGGCTCGACAGATGAAACGAGGTAAGATAATAAATTAGAGGAAATGAAACTGCATGATAGGAAATCACAGTAGTGCCTGTGGATGTGTTGCTATTTTCTCTCTGTGGAAGTCTTATAATGAACCTTTTGAATTCTGGAATGATGTGAATAATGATCTATAGAATTTGTTAATTTgccttttagaaaaataaagaaaaaatttattagGGGCTGATAGTCCATGAAAACTTGATGTCTTCAAGCTGGCATTTTCTTCTCCTGCATAGCCTTGTCTCTCTGGGGAGGGATGTTGTTAGCACACTTCTGAATTTGACACACAGCACTGTCTCGTTTAATCCCCTTAATGACAAATATATGAAGATATGTTAAGGTTATAGGGCAGGGGTTCTGCACTCTATCAAGTAGCAAATATTTCGTTATGCCCCCTCTAGAATTCTGAAATTAAATTCACAGATAAGACAATCTGTCTtcacacttaatttttttaaaaaaatcaatatgttGACCTACCTGTAATATAGTGGGAATAAAAGGAAAGGAATTTATAATGCAGTGGTATTCCAGTCTGTAAACAACCAGACAAGACCGCACTGCTGCAGGACGCAATAATGCAGCCGGGGCCTTGCAGCTGTGCAAGTGACAGTTTAGAATGTGGCCTGATGTTGGGAGCTCAGTACCACACACAGATTCGCCGTAAGGGATGTAATGTCCTCATAGTGGACAACTTTTGGTGAAGTCTGACCAACTCTAGATTTACTTAGTAGTTGTATTCCTGGAAAATCTAGTGTCCATGAAAACGGCCAATAATATTATAACCAGAGTTTCTCCCCAGCAGGACGTGGATGTGGGACACTTGCGTGTCTTGTGAGACTGCCTACTTTGCCCCCTGCCCACTAGTGCTAGTGGGGCTCCCCTATCATTGTGACAACCCGGAAATGCAGCCCACACTTCAGAGTGGCCCCTGGCCAGTGGGCATGCCCTCGCTGAGAACCACTGTCAGGAAGGCTTAATTATTAAAACGGAATAGAGCCATCTGGTAGGCAGAGAACCCTCATTCCCCGTTTACCTTAAAGGTGGAATAGCTTGAGGACTCAGTCACTTGCAAAATGACTTTCCTATTGTTTCTTTCCTAGTCCAGCTCAGTTTGTCCTCAAATGTAGCATGTGTGAGGATTCTTACAGACAGTTGTATAAACAAAGCCGTGCGGTATTGCCCCGAGCGTGTGCTGCTCTACGTGCTGGCGTGAGACTCACTGGCGTGCTCTGGGTGACTTGTCTGTGTTGACTCTTTATGTGTTCTCTGATATTTTCCCACTGAACAGTAGGGGCCACGCCAGGGTTTTATTGTTTCCTGGCAGCTTTCATTGACCTCAAGAACACATCCAAAGCTCTGCGGCAGGCAGGGGCAGAGTTCATGTGCTGCAGAAGGTTCCTAACGCCTCGGCGACTCCTCACAGTTGATAAGCAATTCAGGGAGTGTTGGCTCTGTTTGGAGATAGCTACTCTGCCTCTGAGGCTCCAGgagaaattcagagaaaaagaatCCAGAGGAAAAGTAAGAGCCCCAGTCATCGTGTGACTTTTTTGATAGTTCAAAAAAGACTTAGTTATTAAGAAGAATTAGAAGTATATCTGAAAACAGGAGGAGCCTAGAACTGCAGAATTATTGTTACTGAAAAATGGGGTAGGAGGTAGGCTTGatgtaaaattttatgtttttctttaatgagagaaagagaaaatttgaaatttcCAAAAACGATAAGCCCAATATTGAGTTTCAACCAGATAGATTAAAGgcataaaatatttagtaaagggATGTTTTGAAGTGTTTGTCCCTGTAAGGCACTGACAAAACCCTATACAGCAGTCAAGCGGATGACTGAtgtgtgtttctttgttttgctggGGCCGCAGTACAACCAGGATGGAGGAGAGCCCTGCAGAGGGTCCTGAGGCAGACCCAGAGGCCGGCGGCCCCACTCCAGACGCCCGTGAGAAGCTGCAGACACTCACGAGTCTCAGCAGCAAGTTACAGAAGGCTCTGCTGCTCTCGGACTCCAGCGTCAAAGCTACCAAAGAAGAAGTCTTAGAGACCGTTTCAGCAAAGCCTGAGGAGTCTCTGCCCAATGTCAATGCTCTCTGTAACGCCAGCAGGAGTACCGTAGGGGACGATCAACTTTCTAAACTATGTGAGCCTGGGAATTTGACAAACGATCCGAGCAAACCATCCCAGGCTGTAAAAGGGACGTCACTAGAGAGTCCCCGGGACTCGGCAACCGTGGAAACAGTGGGGAGGTTGAGCCCGAGTTCCCTAGCGCGTTCCGAGGGTGACCGTGAGCATGAACTCGTAGTTTATAGCAGTCGAGACAAGTGCATGGACGTGGAGGACCCTTCCAAAAGCCCAGAGGTGTCTACAGAGGAGTTGCCCTCCCCTCAGTTAGACAAGATCACAGAAAATCATTTGGAGGGGCGTCCTGAACAAAGTAACGGTGAGAGATGTGAAGAAAATAGGGTTGCACAAAAAGTTCAGGATCATTCTCCAGTTAAGGAAAAAATCAGTGGCCTCAGAAAAGTTGATCGAGGACATTATCGCAACCGCAGAGATCGCTCCTCCAGTGGAGAGCGCGCGAGGGAAAATAGGAGCAAGACCGAGGACCATTATCACAAAAGGCGGCACTGCTACGTGAGAGAGCGGGCCAAGCAGGACCGCCACAGGCCAGAACACTGCAATGGGAGCCAGCACCACCCCTGTCACGGAGAGAGAGGCAGCCCCAGTGAGCGCCGCTCCCTAGGCAGGTACAGCCACCACCACTCTCGAAATAGAGGCGGGTCAGACCAGGAATGGAGCAGGTACCACCATTCGGAAAGCGAACACTCCTGGGGCCGGGAGAAATACTACCTAGAGAAGATGAGATGGGACAAATGCAGGTATTACCACGACAGGTACGCCCCCTATCCAGCACGGGAGGTGTGGGAGTGGAAGCCTTTCCATGGTGACCGAGAGTATGACAAGGCAGGTCAGTACCCCAGCCGGCCGCACAGAGACTACTCTAAAAGCAGGAAGGGGTATGAGTTGGTTGCTAGAGAGAAGGGCCGTCACCATTTCAGCAACCTGCGAACAGGCCCACCCCACGCCCTTCCTCTGTACCCTGAGAAGTACGCCCAGGAGAAAGTTGCACTTGTAGCCGAAGACAACAGCTGTGACCTCGCTGATCGGTTTCACGAACACGACGATGTCAAGTCACGGAAACGGAGGTATGATAGTATAGAAAATCCTGACAGTCACGTAGGAAAGAAAGCCTGGAGAAGCTTACCACAGGATCCTTTAGGAGAGCCTAAAGTGAAGAAGcacaaaaaatcaaagaagaaaaagaaatccaaagacaAACACCGAGATCGAGATTCCAGGTGAGGGTGTGGGGCGTGCAGGCAGTGGTGGGAGATGGTCAGCAGTCAGCTCAGTGTGGATTTCTCCCCTAACCTATtagtttgatttgtatttttcatctctgaaaAATGTGTTTTGAGATTGCACTATTTTTACAGATTTCTAAAATTTATCTCTACTTTTAAGCTATATCTTGTTTCATGGTATTGTAAAATGCCTGAAAACctcatttttcagaattttatatTGCCATTTGCAGTTAATGCCTTGTAACTTCTAGGAGTAAGTGTGCAATGTTCTGTAAATGAAAACTTGGGAGTCTTTGACTTCACGATTGGTGTTAATGTTCTTATTTGTCTGATGTAGTTTATTTTCATATCTGTTAAGCCTTTCTTTGAATTCAGTGACTACCAGGTGGGCAGAAAATGGGAGGCCACCGTCCTTTTGCTCTTTGATTGGAGATACATCATTTGTTGcctttgtctgtttttctgtctcCATTTCTCAATTTGAAATCTAATTGGAAAATTTGTTTTCGTATTTCTAAAAAGTTAAATTGGTTGGTGGTTGTCTTGAAAGTGACTTAATCCGTGATGAGATGGATCAGCACAAACAGAATTACTGTACATTTTATAGTATGCATGTGACATCTCTGAGGAAGAGATTACCAAAGGCCATAGGGAAACAGACAGTGGTTACTTGAGGGAAAAGAATTCTAATCAttcacctcctccctcctgtgtGCCTGAAACACctggcaaaaatattttttccctcagCCCCTAGTTTCAAGAAAAGTTAGCAAAATCCCCCTTCTCGTGTTTTAGCCAATACCTTAGCTCCTGAGCAAAGCTCAAGGCAATGGTGGGTTGAAGTTGGTGAATTTATGACCCTGGaattaagaaattattataatgaaaacaaaaaacacatttttcattAGATAAGAATTTTGCCTGTGTTTGTATAATGAGTGTCCACAGTAGTGGGTATAAAAGCCAAGGACCAGTTCTCTTTGAGGTGGCTTTGTGTTTGTTTGGTGATGTGAATTCTGGCTGCTTCTTCTGCAGGCATCAGCAGGATTCAGATCTTTCAGTAGCATACTCTGATGCTGACCtccacagacacaaaaaaaagaagaagaaaaagaagagacactCAAGGAAATCAGAGGACTTTGTTAAAGATTCAGAACTACACTTACGGAAGGCCGCCAGCTATGAGACTGTTGACCATTTCCGGAGAACTGACAGTGGCTTTCTCCTCACCGATGGCCTGCCTCTGGAAGGTGTTGGACCTTTCCgtgagaaaacaaaacacttcagGATGGAAAGCAGGGATGACAGGTGTCATCTGTCTGAGTGTGGCCAGGGTAAGAGGAGATACTCGGAATTAAGAACATAGGAACTGTTTTTGTTGGAAGAGGGGATTAACACAGGGGAAGAAAAGCTCCGATGGTGTGAAAGGGTGCCCGTCCCTGCGAGCCCCGGCACTCTGCTCCCTCGGCCTCGACTCCTGGACGGAGACGTGCCTCAGCTGCGTGGTCTGGATGTTTAGCACTGATCCCTTAGCATTTACTGAAAACCCGAGTCACACGGAACTGGGCCCAGCAGAACCTCTGTCATCAGCCCTCTGGAACTTATGGCTCTGGGTATCTGAGTATTTGTCTCATGAAGGACCAGAACTTTGGTTTTTAAGCCATTTCTGATAGAAGTATTTTTGCAGtatattctctctctcctaaATCCTTAAACCTAGCATTCTGAGTATAACCGGAAACTCGGTGTGATGACTTCGGTCATCGGCACAGCAGCCGGCGGCCCCTGGCCGAGCGATGCCTCTGCGGCATCTGTGCTGGGGGCTttggctcctgaggagtcggcctcTGCCGGCTGGGCTGGCTTGGATTCCTGGCTGCTTTGCACAACTCCATCTTCCCTTGTAATTTCGTAGCCCTTTCTACTCTCCGACTGCCCTTAaagcagctcctctcctctcttactTGCTTCAGTGGCCTTTGGCTCTGGAGGGCAGTGCTGCGCTTGTTGGACGTGGGTGTAGTGTAGGAGCCAGGGACtgagagcaggggttggcaaactgcaGCCTGTCTGTGTGCGGCCTGCCAGTTAAGAATGGCTTTAACATTTTTAAGTGGTTCGAAAAGTCCAAAGAACATCATTTCGTTTCACATGAAAATTACGTGAAGTTGAAATTTCAGTGTCTAGAGTTACACTGGAGCCCAGCCCAGCTTACTCGTTTACACAGCGTCTCACAGCTTTGGTGCACACAGCAGAGCGAGTCATTGCGAGGAGACCGAATGGCCCGAAAAGCTGAAAATGTTTGTCATCTGGGCTTTCGTGGAGaaagtttgccgacccctgcCCTAGACACCTGAGGTGCCATGTCGTGACTGACATGTCACCTTGGTTGCACAGAGGCCTTTTGGTTCTCAACTGTGTCTTGGGTTTGGGTGAGATGTCGTGTGTTATGGGGGCAGGCCCTTCCCCTCCGGTGGCCCACAGTCAGTGTGTGATTGTTGACTGAGGAGGGACAGATGGCCCCACAGAGAGTTGGCGTTAGGGGAGAACCAGGTAACATGAGGGATAGAATGTTCCCCCGGAGGGGAAGCGCTGTGGGCACTCGGTGTGGCAGGGAGCAGATGAGGAGAACTGCCACCGCCAGCAAAAGGTGAAGCTGCAGTGGTATTTGCtctgtgtgtttttaaagaaatcagtATATGCATTTTCAGGTTGGCTTCCCATGAACATTTCAGCAGTTTGGAGAAGGGGTTTTGGTAAGGATTGAGTCCTTCTGACCTCTGCTTGGTGCTTGGGCTGAAGTAGTGAGAGGGGCTGTTGTGCATACTGGGCAGGGCCCCAGGGGATTCTACATGTTGCCAGAATCTTCCTTCCCCTTCAGGCTGCAGGTCTCTCTCATAAGGAGCACAGCCAGAGGCCACCCGTGCAAGTGGGTGGCAGCCCACCCAAAGAGATGGCTCTGGGGGGAAAGTAGGTTGAGTGCGAACCTCGGTAGGCGGCATTTGGTGGCCCAGGCACGTGTTTCCAGGGACTCAGTCAGGCTTTGTGTGGAGCAGTGGCCCTGTGTTCCTGTTCTTGATCCAAGTGCACCCCATGACGGGTGTGCAGCCAGCACTTCTGCTGTGAGCGGGCTGAGGAGCCCACGtgcctgtcctccccaggaaggGCCGCCTGCTTGGCCTTCGATGCCAAGCATCCCTGCCATCTGGCTGAGGACAGACCCTTTGTCTGCCACATGTCCTCTGTCCTTGTACCTTGACCACTTACCTCTTCCTGTGACACTCCTGTTCTCTGGCTCCATTaaactctccatttatttggcCTCAGGTCCATTCTCTCTACTGTTAAATGCTGATCATTTGATGGGGCGAGAGTGGACTGTGCCCCCGAGGGTACGGCTTTCCACTGGGACCAGCGGCCCTCGGTCATCTCACAAACTCTTGCTTTCAGTGAAGCCCTTGGAGAAGTAGCTACGTGACAGCATATCCTTGCTCCTCCTCGTGTAGCAGTGATTTCAGGCGACAGACAGTAAACTACTGAGAACTGATTCTAAGTGTGACCACTTCATGCAAGCACACAGCATAGGCACTaacaattttgcaaaaccatcattaaAATCTCTTTCCTAACCTTTGCTTTCTAGGTGATTGAAAACTTGgcctcaaaacaaaaaattcactagTTATGGTAAGCTGTTTTCCTATCTGTTTCATTATCGTAGTGGCACTGAGGGCACGCGGGCAGCACTATGGGAGCAGGGGCGGCAGACCCTCTGACCTCCAGGCTGGGTGCTGGAGCTGTGCTGAGACTCCTCTCCTCCTCAATTCCGCTGGGGGCTGTTTACTCTGTCCCCTGCCTCCCCTCATTGTAAGAAAATGAGGGAAAGTTTAAAGCACCCCAATCAACAGTCATTTGGTAAATGGAGAGATGGAGAAGCCCTTTTCCTTGCCCAGACCTACCTAACTGGCCTGGGAGGAGCCCCTGGAATCGGAATCTCTGTGCCTTCAGACCCCCTCCCGGCCCCTGTGCTTCGGCAACGTGGGGTAGCACACCCCACACTGTGCACACTCAGCCGCTGGCACAGCGCCCGGCCGGGAGCACCGAGTCGCATGGGCAGACTAGAAATCACCTAGGCGTGTGACCTCGCACCACCCACTGCAGACGAAAAGGACTTTGCTTTAGTTGAATAAAGTTTGGGTGCTTTATAGCAGATCAGAACCTTGAGTATCAAGTAATTTCCTACTGGAATGTCATTCAGTGGCCCCAGGAGACAGTAATTCATGTTTTGGGCTCTGTACTTGCTGAGGTAAAGGGGAGAGGGAGCCATTTTGCTCTTGAAAGGGAGTTTTGTCCAAATGTGTAACGTCTAATCAGCGAAGGGGATTTTAAATGAATTTCAGCGAGTTGTCTACAGAAGATTAATTTGCAGTTAATTAACATGC is a genomic window containing:
- the USP42 gene encoding ubiquitin carboxyl-terminal hydrolase 42 isoform X2 translates to MTIVDKASESSDPSAYQNQPGSSEAVSPGDMDAGSASWGAVSSLNDVSNHTLSLGPVPGAVVYSSSSVPDKSKPSPQKDQALGDGIAPPQKVLFPSEKICLKWQQTHRVGAGLQNLGNTCFANAALQCLTYTPPLANYMLSHEHSKTCHAEGFCMMCTMQAHITQALSNPGDVIKPMFVINEMRRIARHFRFGNQEDAHEFLQYTVDAMQKACLNGSNKLDRHTQATTLVCQIFGGYLRSRVKCLNCKGVSDTFDPYLDITLEIKAAQSVNKALEQFVKPEQLDGENSYKCSKCKKMVPASKRFTIHRSSNVLTLSLKRFANFTGGKIAKDVKYPEYLDIRPYMSQPNGEPIIYVLYAVLVHTGFNCHAGHYFCYIKASNGLWYQMNDSIVSTSDIRSVLSQQAYVLFYIRSHDVKNGGELTHSTHSPGQSSPRPVISQRVVNNKQATSGFIGPQLPSHMIKNPPHLNGTGPLKETPSSSMSSPNGNSNVSRAGPVNASTSVQNWSVNRSSVIPEHPKKQKITISIHNKLPVRQGQSQPNLHSNSLENPNKPVPSSTVTSSSTIQSTSSASAASVSSKVTKQITPSESCSKPVMNGKSKLNSSVLVPYGAESSEESDEEAKGLGKENGLGTTESLHSSAQDAEDEEVSQHELREPVTLNGANSTDSDLKENGLSFDGASCQVQPALHSENPFSMANGLLGKLVPAALPPLPEDKILETFKLSNQVKGSTDETSTTRMEESPAEGPEADPEAGGPTPDAREKLQTLTSLSSKLQKALLLSDSSVKATKEEVLETVSAKPEESLPNVNALCNASRSTVGDDQLSKLCEPGNLTNDPSKPSQAVKGTSLESPRDSATVETVGRLSPSSLARSEGDREHELVVYSSRDKCMDVEDPSKSPEVSTEELPSPQLDKITENHLEGRPEQSNGERCEENRVAQKVQDHSPVKEKISGLRKVDRGHYRNRRDRSSSGERARENRSKTEDHYHKRRHCYVRERAKQDRHRPEHCNGSQHHPCHGERGSPSERRSLGRYSHHHSRNRGGSDQEWSRYHHSESEHSWGREKYYLEKMRWDKCRYYHDRYAPYPAREVWEWKPFHGDREYDKAGQYPSRPHRDYSKSRKGYELVAREKGRHHFSNLRTGPPHALPLYPEKYAQEKVALVAEDNSCDLADRFHEHDDVKSRKRRYDSIENPDSHVGKKAWRSLPQDPLGEPKVKKHKKSKKKKKSKDKHRDRDSRHQQDSDLSVAYSDADLHRHKKKKKKKKRHSRKSEDFVKDSELHLRKAASYETVDHFRRTDSGFLLTDGLPLEGVGPFREKTKHFRMESRDDRCHLSECGQGD
- the USP42 gene encoding ubiquitin carboxyl-terminal hydrolase 42 isoform X1, producing MTIVDKASESSDPSAYQNQPGSSEAVSPGDMDAGSASWGAVSSLNDVSNHTLSLGPVPGAVVYSSSSVPDKSKPSPQKDQALGDGIAPPQKVLFPSEKICLKWQQTHRVGAGLQNLGNTCFANAALQCLTYTPPLANYMLSHEHSKTCHAEGFCMMCTMQAHITQALSNPGDVIKPMFVINEMRRIARHFRFGNQEDAHEFLQYTVDAMQKACLNGSNKLDRHTQATTLVCQIFGGYLRSRVKCLNCKGVSDTFDPYLDITLEIKAAQSVNKALEQFVKPEQLDGENSYKCSKCKKMVPASKRFTIHRSSNVLTLSLKRFANFTGGKIAKDVKYPEYLDIRPYMSQPNGEPIIYVLYAVLVHTGFNCHAGHYFCYIKASNGLWYQMNDSIVSTSDIRSVLSQQAYVLFYIRSHDVKNGGELTHSTHSPGQSSPRPVISQRVVNNKQATSGFIGPQLPSHMIKNPPHLNGTGPLKETPSSSMSSPNGNSNVSRAGPVNASTSVQNWSVNRSSVIPEHPKKQKITISIHNKLPVRQGQSQPNLHSNSLENPNKPVPSSTVTSSSTIQSTSSASAASVSSKVTKQITPSESCSKPVMNGKSKLNSSVLVPYGAESSEESDEEAKGLGKENGLGTTESLHSSAQDAEDEEVSQHELREPVTLNGANSTDSDLKENGLSFDGASCQVQPALHSENPFSMANGLLGKLVPAALPPLPEDKILETFKLSNQVKGSTDETSTTRMEESPAEGPEADPEAGGPTPDAREKLQTLTSLSSKLQKALLLSDSSVKATKEEVLETVSAKPEESLPNVNALCNASRSTVGDDQLSKLCEPGNLTNDPSKPSQAVKGTSLESPRDSATVETVGRLSPSSLARSEGDREHELVVYSSRDKCMDVEDPSKSPEVSTEELPSPQLDKITENHLEGRPEQSNGERCEENRVAQKVQDHSPVKEKISGLRKVDRGHYRNRRDRSSSGERARENRSKTEDHYHKRRHCYVRERAKQDRHRPEHCNGSQHHPCHGERGSPSERRSLGRYSHHHSRNRGGSDQEWSRYHHSESEHSWGREKYYLEKMRWDKCRYYHDRYAPYPAREVWEWKPFHGDREYDKAGQYPSRPHRDYSKSRKGYELVAREKGRHHFSNLRTGPPHALPLYPEKYAQEKVALVAEDNSCDLADRFHEHDDVKSRKRRYDSIENPDSHVGKKAWRSLPQDPLGEPKVKKHKKSKKKKKSKDKHRDRDSRHQQDSDLSVAYSDADLHRHKKKKKKKKRHSRKSEDFVKDSELHLRKAASYETVDHFRRTDSGFLLTDGLPLEGVGPFREKTKHFRMESRDDRCHLSECGQGKRRYSELRT